ATGGCTGTAAAATGATGTGCCCAGCGACGATCTGAATAATGTGTAACACTTTTATTAACCGGTTCAAGTCTATAAAACTGTGATCAAAATTGGCTTTTGGACCAGCCGCTATGGGATACGATAGAGCAATAACAATATTTTCTCCAGATGGATCTTTATATCAAGTAGATTATGCTTTTGAAGCAGTAAAAAAAGGTTGGACTACATTAGGTATTAAGACAAAGTCAACCGTAGTAGTACTTGGAGAAAAGAAGAAGGCTTCTCAATTACTAGACTTAGATAGTATAGAAAAGGTATTTTTATTAGATGATCATGTAGGTTGCAGTTTCGCTGGCTTAGCCTCAGACGGTAGAGTATTGATAGACTATGCAAGGAATTCTGCACTTCAACATAGGCTTATTTATGATGAACCAATAACTGTGGATTATCTAACGAAATTAATCTCTGATGTTAAGCAAATGTACACACAGCATGGTGGAGTTAGACCTTTCGGAGTAGCTCTAATAATAGGCGGAGTAGATAATGGAGCAACAAAGCTCTTCATGACAGAGCCCAGTGGTCAATTCATGCCATATCAAGCTGTGGCTATAGGCCAAGGAGGATACACTGCTACAGAATATCTAGAAAAGAATTATAAGGAAGATTTGAACATAGAGGATACAATATTACTAGCTTTAAACGCACTTAAGTCTACATTGAAACCTGGAGAGAAGTTAGGACCAAGTAATGTAGAAATAGGTTACGCAACAGCTGATACTGGAGTCTTCAGGAAGTTAAGTGCAGAGGAAAAAGTACAATATTTACAAAAGTTGGGGTGAAAAAAATTAATGGCAAGACAAGATTATATAGTGATAAAATATGAGTCTCATGGTGAAAGGTTCGAAATACTTGTGAAGCCAAAAGAAGCAATGGCTTTTAGGGCTGGAAAGTCAATATCTCTTTCTGATGTTGTAATTTCTGATACTGTTTATAAGGATGTAAAAAAAGGCCTAAAAGCTTCTCCATCAGCATTAAAAAAAGTATTTGGAACCACTGATTTCGAAACAATAGTAAGAGAAATTTTATTGAAAGGAGAAATACCAATAACTGCAGAGCAGAGGAAGGAAATACTAGAAAACAAAAAGAAACAGTTAATAGATTTTATTCATAGTAATGCTATTGACCCAAAGACTCATTTACCCATACCACCAGCTAGAATAGAGGCAGCAATGGAAGAAGCAAGGGTGCAAATAGATATCAATAGAGACATTGAATCTCAGGCATTGCAAATAATTCATGAGTTAGCAAGAATAATACCAATTAAAGTAGCTAGAGCTACATTAGAAATAAAAGTCCCCGCTAAATATAGCTCTAAGGTAAAGTCTCAGTTGTCTAACCTTGGAAGCATTAAGAAAACTAACTGGCTAAATGATGGAACTTTGATTGCAGAATTGGAAATACCTGCAGGAGCACAAGAGGAAGTAATTGACAAATTAAATTCCTTAACTAAAGGAGAAGCAGAAGTAAAAGTTTTACAAGTGGTATAAAATGGATTCAACTCAAAATAATTCTAATAATAAAATTTACTTTAAATCTAGGAGTGTAATAGTTCCTGGAGATCTTATTGCAGAGGGAAATTTTCAAGTACCTTGGTCACCGTATATCTACAAGGTAAACACTAAGTATTATTCTACTGTAATAGGTATAATAGATCCTAAAGATTCAACTTTTGAAATAATACCTCTTGAAGGATCTCATTACTATCCAAGACTAGGAGATATTGTAATAGGGCTTGTAGAAGATGTAGAACTATATGGATGGGTTGTTGATATTAAGGCACCTTATTCGGCATATTTACCTGGGCTTTCTCTTTTAGGAAGACCAGTTAATGTAGGTGAAGATTTAAGGAAATACCTTGATATTGGAGATTATGTGATAGCCAAGGTAGAAAACTTTGATAGGACAATAAGCCCGGTATTAACTGTAAAAGGGAAAGGATTAGGAAGATTAAATAATGGTAAAATAATAGACATAATGCCAGTAAAAATTCCTAGGGTAATAGGAAAGAATAAGAGCATGTATGAATTATTAACGTCTGAAACAGGATGCGAGATGGTAGTTGCGCAAAATGGCCGTATATGGGCAAATTGTCCATCCAAAGATATGGAAGAAGTGTTATTTTTATCTGTAAAAACTATAGAAAGGGAATCTCATATTAAAGGTCTAACTGATAGAATAAAAGAATTAATAGAAAAGAAAAAAGGTGAGTTAAATGCTACAAATTCAAAAGCCTAAATTAATTTTGGATAACGGATTAAGATTAGATGGAAGGAAGCCAGATGAATTAAGACCGATGAAAATGGAAGTAGGAGTGTTAAAGAACGCAGATGGCTCAGCAATAGTAGAAGTTGGGAATACTAAAATCTTAGCGGCGGCTTATGGGCCTAGAGAAATGCACCCAAGACATCTAGCTTTACCGAATAGAGCAGTATTAAGAGTAAGATATCACATGACACCTTTTTCGACAGATGAAAGAAAGAATCCTGCACCTAGTAGGAGGGAAATTGAATTATCTAAAGTAATAAGAGAAGCATTGGAATCTCAAATACTTGTAGAACAGTTTCCTAGAACTTCCATTGATGTGTTCATGGAAGTGTTACAAGCCGATGCCGGAACAAGATTAGCATCTCTAATGGCAGCATCTTTAGCTGTAATCGATGCCGGTATCCCTGTAAGAGACTTAATAGCCGCAGTGGCAGTAGGTAAAGCTGATGGTGTTGTTGTCCTAGATTTAAATGAGCCTGAAGATATGTGGGGAGAAGCGGATATGCCAGTTGCAATGATGCCTTCTATTGGGCAAATAAATCTATTGCAGCTTAATGGAAACATGACTTCAGAAGAATTTAAGCAAGGAATGGAATTAGCGATGAAAGGAATAAATATTATTTATAACTTAGAAAAAGAGACTCTTAAAAACAAATATGCTGAATTAAAGGAGGAGTAAAATGTCAATAACACCACCAAACGAGAATATAGTTCCATTGATTAAAAGGGAAAGCATTCTAGCTAGTTTAGATAGGGGAATTAGGACAGATGGTAGGAAATTCAATGAATATAGACAATTAAGCATAACATTAGGTTACGCAAGGAAGGCAGATGGCTCAGCATTAGTTAAGCTTGGAGATACTACAGTCTTAGCTGGAGTTAAAGTAGAACCCGAGGAACCTTTTGAAGATACTCCAAACCAAGGTAACCTAGTAGTAAACGTAGAACTATTACCATTAGCATACGAAACATTTGAAGCTGGTCCTCCAGATGAAAATGCCATAGAATTATCCAGAGTTGTCGATAGAAGCCTTAGAGATTCTAAATCCATAGATTTGACTAAGTTAGTGATTGAAACTGGTAAGAAGATATGGACGATATGGGTAGACATATATGTTCTGGATTACGGTGGAAATATATTAGATGCGTGTACTCTAGCTGCTGTATCTGCGCTTTATGATGCTAAGTTACCTAAAGTTGTGAAGGAAGGCGATGAAATAAAAATTGTTAAGGAAGAGAAAGGTGATAAACTTCCAATGAATTTCCCAGTGGTTACAGTATCTGTAGCTAAAATAGGCAAACACTTAGTAGTTGATCCAGATTTAGACGAAGAAGGTATAATGGATGCGAAAATTTCACTCTCTTATACTCCAGAAGGTAGGATAGTTGGAATACAGAAGACAGGTATAGGTACGTTTACCTTAGCAGAAATAGATAATGTTGAAACCTTAGCTAGGTCTGTTAGTCAAAATTTATTGGAAGAACTTAAAAAGCAAATAAACATACAATAGGTGAATTAGAATGGCTAAATACAAGGTTGTAGGTATAGCAGGCAGATTTGGTCCTAGATATGGATCTACTTTGAGAAAAAGATGGAAGGAAGTAATGGAAAAGAGATATCAAGATTATCAATGCCCTGTATGTAAATCCGTTGGTACTGTAGCCAGATTAGCCAGTGGAATTTGGTATTGTAAAAAATGTAATGCGAAATGGGCTGGTCTTGCCTATACGCCATATTAATGTTCTTATAACTTCTAGTAGGGACGCATCGTATAGATTAAGAAGTTTTTTAAATGATTTGGAATGCGTTATTCCTAATTCTGTGAAGCATAATAGAGGGAAAAGTTCTATTAACGAGATATTTTTTCTTTGTAAGAAGTTGAATTGTAGATTTATTTTATATATAGATTCTAATAAAGGAAATCCAAGTAGGATACTGCTTTATGATTTTATTCAAGATAAAATAAGATACGAGCTGAAAATAATTGGCATATCTACATTGTCTGATTTCAAAATTAGAAGGAAAAGAATTGATAGAATTTGTATTAGAAATATTGAATGTAAGGAGCTTATTCCATTTTTAATTGATCTAAACTTATTTAATATCTCGTCATGTGATAATTTTGTAGATATGCTTAAAAAAGACGAGGTATGTGAAATGAAATTTGTTAGTAAATTTGAAAAGCTTGTAGGTCCTATAATTAGGATACATGATTTCAATAACTATCTCAATAGATGGAATACCTGACGATATAAGGGAAATAATTCGTAGTGCAATACTTTTGGAAAAAATAGACGAGAGATATGTTAGTATTACCGATCCTTTAAATATTAAAATTAAGGCAGAGGCAATAAGCCGAGGTAGGGCAATAATGAACTCTTATATATTTTGGCTCTATACAATTCTAAGAACATTAGAAGAGGTGGATAAGAGTGGCAGAAAAAATTCCCCCTGAGGTGCAGACTCAGTTAATAAAACTTCAGCAGTTACAAAAACAATTAGATAATTTAACATATGAGAGGAGTGTAATTGACAGCGAATTAAGGGAGATAAATAAGATCCTAGAGGAATTATCAAAACTAACTACAGATACGTCAGTATATAAGATTGTAGGTAATATTTTAGTTAAGAAAGATAAAACTGCAATAGAACAAGAATTGAATGATAGGAAAGAAATATTAGAACTGAGGAGCAGAACGTACTTAAAGCAGGAATCTTTATTAAGAAAACAATTCGAGGATTTACAGAAGAATGTTAATGATTTATTACAGAGGTATTACCCTCAGCTCAAAGGTTCGTCTAATCCTCCAAAAGCTTAAATTTTTTATAAATCTATAATTTTTACATAATGCTAAGAATATATGTAGATGACAGAGAAAAAAATAGTGGAATTCCAGAAATTCTTAAGAGTGATGGAGTAGCAGTTATAATAGAACAGTTAGACGTTGCAGATTACGTATTAGCTGATGGAGTAGCTGTAGAGAGAAAAAGTGTTTCTGATCTAGTTAATTCTGTTTTTGATAAGAGATTTTTTGATCAAATTAATAGATTAACTTCTGCTTATGAGAATGCCTTTTTACTCGTAGAAGGTAACTTAAATAGGATTAGAGAGATCACTGAAAGATGGAAAGCGATAAATTCTGCATTAATATCTATTATAGTGGACTATAATGTAAAGGTTGTATATTCTTCTGATAAGAGAGACTCTGCGGAAGTCTTAGTAAAACTTGCAGAAAAGTTTCAAGGTAATGAAGGTAGAAAGAGAACAATTAACCTTCATGATAAGCCTAAGTTTGAGAGTATTAAAGATATCCAACTTTACGTAGTAGAATCTCTTCCTAACATTGGTGAAGTTAATGCTAAAAAATTGTTAGAAAAATTTTCTACAATAAGAAATATATGTAATGCATCGATTTCGGATTTAGAGAGAGTTTTAGGCAGTAGAAAAAGAGCAGAAGAATTGTATAAAATTCTAATAACTCCTTACTCTCCTGAGTCTTCAAATTCTAATACCAAGAAATCCTTAATGGATTTTATATAAGAAACATGCAGACACATTTTAATACTTCTTAAACTTAGTACTAGTCGTATATTGGTGATTAGTTTTGGCGAAATATAAGACTACAGAACAAGTCTTAAGCTTGATGAAAGATATCGAAAGAGTTAGAAACATAGGAATCATAGCTCATGTAGATCACGGAAAAACTACAACAAGTGATACATTATTAGCAGCTGCAGGTATAATTTCACCTAAAGTTGCAGGAGAAGCTCTAGCATTGGATTATTTATCAGTTGAACAACAGAGAGGTATAACTGTAAAAGCCGCTAACGTCAGCCTATACCACGAAGTTGATGGTAAAGGATACGTAATTAACTTAATTGATACTCCAGGTCACGTCGATTTTAGCGGTAGAGTTACTAGGAGCTTAAGAGTTTTAGATGGATCTATAGTTGTAGTAGATTCTGTAGAAGGAGTAATGACCCAAACAGAAACTGTACTTAGGCAAAGTTTAGAAGAAAGAGTTAGGCCCATCTTATTTATCAACAAGATAGATAGACTTGTGAAAGAGCTAAAATTAGGACCTCAAGAAATGATGCAAAAACTACTTGATATAATAAAAAGCGTAAACGATTTAATAGAAATGTACGCTGAGCCAGAATTTAAAGATAAATGGATGGTTAACCCTACGCAAGGGACTGTAGTATTTGGTTCAGCAAAGGACAAGTGGGGTTTCACTTTACCTATTGCTCAGAAGAAAGGAATAAACATGAAAAACGTGATAGACGCTTATACTGCTCCTGATAAGAGTAAGCTTAATGAATTAGCTTCTCAAGTTCCAATTCATGAGGCATTATTAGATACTGTGATAAAATTCGTTCCAAATCCCAGAGATGCACAGAAATATAGAATTCCAAAAATATGGAAGGGAGAGATGGATAACGACTTAGTAAAATCTATGTTAAATGCTGATCCTAATGGGCCAATAGTGATGATGATAAACGATATGAAAGTAGATCCGCACGCAGGATTAGTTGCTACTGGTAGAGTATTCTCTGGAACTCTTAGATCTGGAGAAGAAGTGTGGTTAGTTAACGCAAAAGCTCCGCAGAAAATATTACAAGTCAGTATATACATGGGCCAGCTAAGAGAATTGGCAGATGAAATTCCTTCAGGTAATATAGCAGCAGTCTTAGGCCTAGATAAGGCAAGAGCTGGAGAAACTTTGGTTGACGTTAATTATAAAACTTTACAAGGAAGCTTTGAAAGCCTGCATTACGTATCAGAGCCAGTAGTCACTATAGCTGTAGAACCTAAGAATCCTAAAGATTTAACTAAAATGATAGATGCTTTAAGAAAATTAACAATTGAAGACCCTAACTTAGTCGTGAAAATTAATGAGGAAACCGGAGAATACTTATTATCAGGAATGGGATTCTTGCACTTAGAAGTATCGCTCCAGTTACTTAAGGATAATTACGGTATAGATGTTAACACTTCGCCACCTATTGTGGTATATAGAGAAAGCATCAGGGCTAAAAGTCAGGTATTTGAAGGAAAATCACCTAATAAACATAATAAGTTCTACATTAGTGTAGAACCGTTAAATGATCAAACTATCGAATTGATAGCTAATGGAACCATTAGGGAAGATATGGACTCTAAAGAGATGGCTAAGATCTTAAGGGATCAAGCAGAATGGGATTATGATGAAGCTAAGAGAATAATCGCTGTGGATGAAAATGTTAACCTATTTGTAGATATGACTAGTGGTATTCAGCATTTGAGAGAAATCATGGATACATTGTTACAAGGATTTAGGCTAGCAATGAGAGAAGGTCCTTTAGCACACGAACCAGTAAGAGGATTAAAAGTTGTACTGCATGATGCGGTTGTTCATGAAGATCCTGCCCATAGAGGTCCAGCACAACTTTATCCAGCAGTTAGAAACGCAATATTTGCAGGCTTCTTGACATCTAGACCCACACTGTTAGAGCCTTTACAAAAACTGGATATAAGAGTCCCAATGGATTTAGTAGGCAATGTAACTTCAGTACTTACAAGAAAAAGAGGAAAGATTCTAAATATGACACAAGTCGGTAATGTAGCGAGGATACTTGCAGAAATTCCAGTAGCTGACTCTTACGAATTAGCTAGTGATTTAAGAGGTTCAACGGGAGGTAGAGCCTTCTGGGGTACTGAGTTTAGCAGATGGGCTCCAGTGCCTGATAGCATCCTAATGGATACAGTAATGAAAATAAGGGAGAGGAAAGGATTACCAAAGCAAATACCAAAACCAGAAGATTTCTTATCGTGAATTTTTATGCAAGAGTTCAATATATTTTACGGTACTAGGGCAGTTATTTTTGATTTTGATAATACATTAGTTGAATTTAACCGCCATTCTAGAAAAGCGTTAGAAGCAGTAGCTAAAGATATGTCTGACTATTTTAACGATATTTCTTTTTCTCCGGGCTATGAGAAAATTCTCTCCATTTTAGTTTCTATCTCAGAAAAACTAGATAGTGAAGGAATATATGATAGGAATAAATGGTGGGAAGAAACACTAAATGAACTTAATTTAAAAGTTGAAAAAGATCAACTTTATGAGTGGACTTCATTATATTGGTCTATAGCTTCCAATAATCCAGTCTATGATGATGCTAAAGGGATTATTGAATATTTAAAAACAAAAGGTTATAAGTTGGGCATTTTAACTAACGATGATGGAGAAGGAGGAAATAAACTGCAGAGAATAAGAAAAACTGATATTTCTGCATATTTTGATAAGATAATAATAGCTGGTACTGATGGGGTTAAACCTAAGCCAAATATTCAACCATTTGTATATATTTGCGAACAATTAAATGAAAAAGTTGAAAATTGCATAATGATAGGAGACGACGCAGTAAAGGATTGTTTGGCTGCAAAAAAAGCTGGACTAAGAGCAATATTAATAGATAGAGAAAGCAAGGTTAAATTTGCTGAATTATATGCAGACTATGTTATACGCAGTTTGATGGAGTTAGAAGAATTTCTTTGAGACTTCATATATTTTGCTCATATACTCGTTTTCGAACTCTTTAGCTATAGAACTTAAATACAATTTATCGGTTGATGAAATTTTAAGTGAAGGCTTTCCTTCAATGTATACGGGTTTTCCGTATCTTATTCCTACTAATTTATGAAATGGCTTGACTGTAGCTAATCCATCCATTGACAGTATACCTCCATGTAATTTAAGCATTGTTTCATAAATTTCTCTGTCATTTAATTTATCTAAGATATTTACTAAATATGTTCTTAGGGGTGCTTGTATAGAACTCATATTTTGCATGATTTCATTTCTTAATTTTTCATATCTTATCTCTTCTAAGGTATTATCATTTAGAATTTTATTAAAAGTAAGTAAAAGATTAGTTATACATTCTTCTTCAGCAGGATTAACTTCATCGTTTGTTGAATGATATCCTTTATAATATCCTTCAAATGTAATACTAGGTATTCCATTCTTTATAAATGTATAACCGTCGCTATAAATTTCTGGCTCGTAGTGTATGTTATTAAAATATTTTTCAAATATAGAAGGCATAGAAGAGATAGCTTTAATCTTTAAATTACAAGGATCTATATTATCAAGGTTAATATTTAGAAGTATATCCATGTTCTTATTCTGAACTTCAAAGTACTTTCTTGATCCGTAACTCCAAGAAAACGATTGATATCCTAAAGCTCCCGCTTCTTCCGCAGTAAAGCTTACTAAATGTAATTCATATTTTTCTGAATTTAATTCTGGTAACATGCTTACGCTTAATAAGTTATCATGTTCTCCTTTAAACCAGTGATCGTGATGTGCAGTAATGTAAATCTTTTTTTCATATTTAGAATTTTTTATACATTCCAAAATATATCCAGCACTTTCTCTTATACTTACATTAGCTTTTATGCTTAATTTACTTTCAATTCTATCTTCTTCGCTTTTAGGTATTATTATTCCAGGTATCTTTGGTGGAGCAGTAGGAAAAAGATTAAGAAGAGGATCTGATTTAATAACAAATTTGCTTCTTTTATCCGTAAAGAAAACTACAGCCAAGCAGTTATTCTCTACAGCTTTTATATAAGATCTAGGTATCTCGAATAAATTATTTATTTTCACTCTTAATATGGAATCTTTACATTCTTCTGTAGAGTCAACTAATTTTCCTTCGATATCTATATTAGGAGAATATGGTAGATATTCAGCGCTCTCTATTTTAGACTTACCAATGATTTCGTGAGATTCAGAATAGTTTAAGACTGGAATTGGTATAACTCTAGTCTCATCACATTTATCGAAGAGCTTTCTAATTCTGTTTACCATTTTATCCTCTTTTTTATCTCCAGCAAATATTTCGCCTAAACTTGATAATTCTTTTACTCTTTCTACTATCATAATCTCTATGGAGTTACAAGAGACTATAAAGAATATCTTTCCAGAAGATGGAATATATGAAGTTATATTAGGTACTAAAGGCGAAACAGAGAATATATCGCCAATAGGAATTATACTTGACCAAGGTAAACTTAGAGTAAAATTATACAAAGATACCACAACATATCAGAATATTCTTATTTATCCTTACTGTTCAATTAACGTGATAGTAGATAGTCCAGAAATATTTTATCTTACATTATTTAACAAGGCAGTCAATTATAATCTAATTCACGGTTTACCAGTTGTTTCCGAGAATGTTATATTTTCTTCTTGTAAAGTAACGGAAGATGCTCCAGAATATGTTATTTTATCTTTAGAGCCGTTTGATGCTAAATGCTCTAAAACTCATGTTAGAGCATTTAATAGGGGTAACTGTTTATTTATAGATTTACTAGTCAATATTACAAGATTAAATATTTTTTCTAAGGAAGAGCTCGATTCAATGTTAAAAATAATTTCTTATGAGATTAAAGTTATTAAAAAAACTCAACCTAACTTAATAGATATAGTTCAAGAGATAGAGGACATAATAAGATCAAAAGGTTATAAACTAGAATAATGCTTCTCTATGTATGGAGTATAGAATTGCCTTACTACCAGGAGACGGAATAGGACCGGAGATAGTAGCACAATCTAAGAAAATCTTGTCCAAACTTGTAGAAAATTATGCATTGAACTTACAAATTTCTGAGGTAGAGGCAGGAGATTCGGCATTGACAAAGTACGGCGATCCATTACCTAAACAAACCTTGGATATAATAAACAAGTCTGATATCATATTAAAAGGGCCTGTAGGAGAAAGTGCAATGGATGTAGTAGTAAAATTAAGGCAGATGTATGACATGTATGCCAATATAAGACCTGCTAAATCTCTGCCAAACGTTCCTAACAGATACGGTAACGTTGATATATTAATTGTTCGTGAAAATACCGAGGATTTGTATAAAGGTTTAGAATTCATGCTTTCAGAAGATACTTCAGTAGGTCTAAAGGTAATAACTAGGAAAGCATCAGAAAGAATAGTTAAGGTTGCATTGAAATATGCATCAGAAAGGAATAAGAAAATTACATGCGTTCATAAAGCAAATGTTATGAGAATTACAGATGGACTTTTTGCAAAAGTATGTAGAGAACTTCTAAAAGGTAGCGAGGTTAAATTCGAAGAAATGTATGTCGACGCAGCTGCTGCAAATTTAGTTAGAGACCCTTCAAGATTTGATGTAATAGTCACTACCAATGTTTATGGTGATATTTTGAGTGATGAAGCTGCTCAAATAGCTGGAAGTCTTGGTTTAGCTCCTTCAGCAAATATAGGGGATTCTAAAGCATTGTTTGAGCCTGTTCATGGTGCTGCTTTTGATATTGCTGGTAAAAACATGGCTAATCCTACAGCGTTTCTACTTTCAGTTTCTATGATGTTAGACTATATATATTCCTTATCTAAAGAAATTAAATATAGAAACGCATCGATTTCTTTGCAAAATGCTATAAATGAAGTATATAAAGAAGGGAAGAATTTAACTCCAGATATAGGGGGTTCTGCAAAGCTGTCTGATTTAGTTGACGTTATATACTCCAAAATAACGTAGTTCACGTAATGTTTTTAAACCAAAATTTTATTTTTCATTTGGTGGTACGAATTATCCTCAATGAAAGCGTTATCTACTAAATTCGATTTGAAATCCGTTGAGAGTGAAGTCATACAATATTGGAATTCTAATAGTATATATGATAAATTAAAGAAATCAAATCAAGAAACCAGATCTAAAAAATTCCTATTTATCGACGGTCCTCCATATCCTTCTGCCCCGATACCCCATATAGGCACAATATGGAATAAAGTAATAAAGGACTGTATTCTACGTTTCAAGAGAATAGAAGGCTATAAGGTTTATGATCAACCGGGTTATGATACGCATGGTTTACCAATAGAAGTAGCAGTAGAGAAAAAACTTGGAGTATCTAGAAAACAAGATATTATAGATAAAATAGGAGTGGATAAATTTATTCAAGAATGTAAGAACTTTGCTTTAAATAATGCTAATTCAATGACTGAAAACTTCAAGAATGTTGGAGTTTTTATGGATTGGAATAATCCATATTATACACTCAAAAACGAATATATCAGTAATTCATGGTCACTAGTAAAGAGGGCTTATGAAAGAGAACTTCTTACAAAAGACGTTGAAGTTTTACACTGGTGTCCAAGGTGTGAAACTACTTTATCGGATTACGAAGTTTCAGAATATAAGGATCTTGAAGACCCTGCAATATATGTGAAATTTAAGGTCATTGGAGAAGAGAATAAGTATTTAGTTATTTGGACTACCACTCCGTGGACAATTCCTGCTAACGTATTTGTAATGGTTAACTCTCAGTTTGACTATGCA
This genomic interval from Acidianus sp. HS-5 contains the following:
- a CDS encoding elongation factor EF-2, yielding MAKYKTTEQVLSLMKDIERVRNIGIIAHVDHGKTTTSDTLLAAAGIISPKVAGEALALDYLSVEQQRGITVKAANVSLYHEVDGKGYVINLIDTPGHVDFSGRVTRSLRVLDGSIVVVDSVEGVMTQTETVLRQSLEERVRPILFINKIDRLVKELKLGPQEMMQKLLDIIKSVNDLIEMYAEPEFKDKWMVNPTQGTVVFGSAKDKWGFTLPIAQKKGINMKNVIDAYTAPDKSKLNELASQVPIHEALLDTVIKFVPNPRDAQKYRIPKIWKGEMDNDLVKSMLNADPNGPIVMMINDMKVDPHAGLVATGRVFSGTLRSGEEVWLVNAKAPQKILQVSIYMGQLRELADEIPSGNIAAVLGLDKARAGETLVDVNYKTLQGSFESLHYVSEPVVTIAVEPKNPKDLTKMIDALRKLTIEDPNLVVKINEETGEYLLSGMGFLHLEVSLQLLKDNYGIDVNTSPPIVVYRESIRAKSQVFEGKSPNKHNKFYISVEPLNDQTIELIANGTIREDMDSKEMAKILRDQAEWDYDEAKRIIAVDENVNLFVDMTSGIQHLREIMDTLLQGFRLAMREGPLAHEPVRGLKVVLHDAVVHEDPAHRGPAQLYPAVRNAIFAGFLTSRPTLLEPLQKLDIRVPMDLVGNVTSVLTRKRGKILNMTQVGNVARILAEIPVADSYELASDLRGSTGGRAFWGTEFSRWAPVPDSILMDTVMKIRERKGLPKQIPKPEDFLS
- the xpf gene encoding 3'-flap repair endonuclease Xpf yields the protein MMLRIYVDDREKNSGIPEILKSDGVAVIIEQLDVADYVLADGVAVERKSVSDLVNSVFDKRFFDQINRLTSAYENAFLLVEGNLNRIREITERWKAINSALISIIVDYNVKVVYSSDKRDSAEVLVKLAEKFQGNEGRKRTINLHDKPKFESIKDIQLYVVESLPNIGEVNAKKLLEKFSTIRNICNASISDLERVLGSRKRAEELYKILITPYSPESSNSNTKKSLMDFI
- a CDS encoding HAD family hydrolase, yielding MQEFNIFYGTRAVIFDFDNTLVEFNRHSRKALEAVAKDMSDYFNDISFSPGYEKILSILVSISEKLDSEGIYDRNKWWEETLNELNLKVEKDQLYEWTSLYWSIASNNPVYDDAKGIIEYLKTKGYKLGILTNDDGEGGNKLQRIRKTDISAYFDKIIIAGTDGVKPKPNIQPFVYICEQLNEKVENCIMIGDDAVKDCLAAKKAGLRAILIDRESKVKFAELYADYVIRSLMELEEFL
- a CDS encoding family 52 olfactory receptor, translated to MISITISIDGIPDDIREIIRSAILLEKIDERYVSITDPLNIKIKAEAISRGRAIMNSYIFWLYTILRTLEEVDKSGRKNSP
- the psmA gene encoding archaeal proteasome endopeptidase complex subunit alpha, encoding MAFGPAAMGYDRAITIFSPDGSLYQVDYAFEAVKKGWTTLGIKTKSTVVVLGEKKKASQLLDLDSIEKVFLLDDHVGCSFAGLASDGRVLIDYARNSALQHRLIYDEPITVDYLTKLISDVKQMYTQHGGVRPFGVALIIGGVDNGATKLFMTEPSGQFMPYQAVAIGQGGYTATEYLEKNYKEDLNIEDTILLALNALKSTLKPGEKLGPSNVEIGYATADTGVFRKLSAEEKVQYLQKLG
- the rrp41 gene encoding exosome complex exonuclease Rrp41, with amino-acid sequence MLQIQKPKLILDNGLRLDGRKPDELRPMKMEVGVLKNADGSAIVEVGNTKILAAAYGPREMHPRHLALPNRAVLRVRYHMTPFSTDERKNPAPSRREIELSKVIREALESQILVEQFPRTSIDVFMEVLQADAGTRLASLMAASLAVIDAGIPVRDLIAAVAVGKADGVVVLDLNEPEDMWGEADMPVAMMPSIGQINLLQLNGNMTSEEFKQGMELAMKGINIIYNLEKETLKNKYAELKEE
- the rrp42 gene encoding exosome complex protein Rrp42; the protein is MSITPPNENIVPLIKRESILASLDRGIRTDGRKFNEYRQLSITLGYARKADGSALVKLGDTTVLAGVKVEPEEPFEDTPNQGNLVVNVELLPLAYETFEAGPPDENAIELSRVVDRSLRDSKSIDLTKLVIETGKKIWTIWVDIYVLDYGGNILDACTLAAVSALYDAKLPKVVKEGDEIKIVKEEKGDKLPMNFPVVTVSVAKIGKHLVVDPDLDEEGIMDAKISLSYTPEGRIVGIQKTGIGTFTLAEIDNVETLARSVSQNLLEELKKQINIQ
- a CDS encoding prefoldin subunit beta, encoding MAEKIPPEVQTQLIKLQQLQKQLDNLTYERSVIDSELREINKILEELSKLTTDTSVYKIVGNILVKKDKTAIEQELNDRKEILELRSRTYLKQESLLRKQFEDLQKNVNDLLQRYYPQLKGSSNPPKA
- the rrp4 gene encoding exosome complex RNA-binding protein Rrp4, whose product is MDSTQNNSNNKIYFKSRSVIVPGDLIAEGNFQVPWSPYIYKVNTKYYSTVIGIIDPKDSTFEIIPLEGSHYYPRLGDIVIGLVEDVELYGWVVDIKAPYSAYLPGLSLLGRPVNVGEDLRKYLDIGDYVIAKVENFDRTISPVLTVKGKGLGRLNNGKIIDIMPVKIPRVIGKNKSMYELLTSETGCEMVVAQNGRIWANCPSKDMEEVLFLSVKTIERESHIKGLTDRIKELIEKKKGELNATNSKA
- a CDS encoding 50S ribosomal protein L37ae, which translates into the protein MAKYKVVGIAGRFGPRYGSTLRKRWKEVMEKRYQDYQCPVCKSVGTVARLASGIWYCKKCNAKWAGLAYTPY
- a CDS encoding ribosome assembly factor SBDS, with amino-acid sequence MARQDYIVIKYESHGERFEILVKPKEAMAFRAGKSISLSDVVISDTVYKDVKKGLKASPSALKKVFGTTDFETIVREILLKGEIPITAEQRKEILENKKKQLIDFIHSNAIDPKTHLPIPPARIEAAMEEARVQIDINRDIESQALQIIHELARIIPIKVARATLEIKVPAKYSSKVKSQLSNLGSIKKTNWLNDGTLIAELEIPAGAQEEVIDKLNSLTKGEAEVKVLQVV